The Zeugodacus cucurbitae isolate PBARC_wt_2022May chromosome 4, idZeuCucr1.2, whole genome shotgun sequence genome includes the window CaacatatttgaattatttgtcaCAATTCAACTGAATAACATCATTTTTGAATCTTCGAAGACGGTACAAAGTATTTCTCATAAGGGATGAAggtcaaatatatatgtatatacatatactaaatatgatgaatacatttcataaatagtatgtgtatatatatgtatatgtatgtaaaaatagttGTTGCAGTtcatacatagttttgtaatccCTGCCCGTGACAGGGCCTATCCCACATATTTCTTACTCGACTATTGTATGGCATTAGCGggctaaaataatataaaggaTTTAACGAAGTGTCTTTACAGGTAAAAGTTCAGTTTAACACAATTCCCGCACtatgccgatattttcggtaaaaaggtATTAGCGTTAAATTTCTGGAGAAGAGCAAATGTGCAAATATTGGTTTCCACATATAATCTTtactttaatatacatacatacgcaggTATAGAAATATACAGCAAGTTGTGATTATCATTCAAAATCGTAACTTGTCAGActccagcaacatgttgcacagagtagaATAGTTCGGTTTACCAAACAATGGTTTGTGACATCTAAAACTATactaattgtatatttatatcaagATGATAGGGATAACGAGACGAGTGCACGTACTCTTGGCAACATAAATGAATTACCTTGGCAACATAAGAGGGTTGGTATTGGCAAACAAAATGTCGTTAAGCGAGAAGTTATAaaatgttataactaagccacaaattaaaGTATTCAATTTTGCACAGAATGTAATGCAATGTGATCGCAGTGTGGAATCGGTCTTCAGATAAATCTTGCTAAAGTGAGCGTAGCATAataggttatttatatataaatacaaggtctgttaaaaaaaaacgtcaatttttcaattttgcggGCTACTTAGTACATTCGATTATCGGTTTTCATACTCTcgaacatgttgcaaagagggTATACTAGTTAGTActgacataacggttgtttggaagtcataaaactaaacgaactaAACCCTATATCTAGGTAATATAAGCGCGTTTTCTTTTTTCGAAAATGCTGCCttctaaatatttcaatattatacacatgctgcatacctctttgaatgtgttccatTTTCTACAtgataaaagaaaacaagtaaggaaaggctaagttctggtgcaactgaacattttatactctcgcaatttattgaagaaatttttattaagataacacacaaattgacccataaattcggcataaagtttaatagattaacggaaatcatcatatatagtttatgagggctgaggtaattcctgaaccgatttcattcattttcacctgcaaggtacactatatccaagactatatgctcacttaattttggtaagatatctcatatattaaccaatacatatatgcggaaaaaCCTAtacttaggtatatgggagctaggagatgttatgactcgattttaataAATGGAACAGAGACAGactatttttggaacagaggcagactattagaagaaaacagtttcctctgaattacattaaattatctgagagatgggtaaaatttacccttatgcgcttagttcaacatgttcgatatctggagctttgtaaagttatagtccgttttcgacaattctttcacaagtgaagccagagatgatatggactatttgcgtaaaattttattacgctatctacattggttccttatgtatatattataaagtgaaggaataagatggaattcaaaattgagttaaaagGAAAGTAGTTGTTggcagggtgtcaaaaaaatattatataccaaatttcattcgaatcggtcgagtagttcctgagatatggtttttgacccataagttggccatttggtaaaaaaatctgaaagtttggtttatatacctacattggtttgcgagatatatacaaataaccgatttggggcgggaccacgcccacctacacaaaaaaattacatccaaatatgcgatcctttgttccaaattttacttttataactttatttatagcacaGTTATGACAGTTTATGTCCAATTAAGCCCAACGGatagacaaaaaaaaagttgctaagagagtattatagttttgttcacataacggttgtttgtaacacctaaaacttaaCGAATTAGatatgcaaccgaacattttatactttcgcaatttattgctatatttttattaagataacacataatttgacccatatattccgcataaagtccaatagaaaaacgaaaatcatcacataGAGTTTatagtatatgagtatataggctgaggtaattcctgaaccgatttcactaattttgacCACCAACATGCATTATAGCTAAGATTATATGCTAATTTAATTTggatcacaaatatttttttaaatggaaaataggcgtggtgtcgtccacttatgggtccgaAATTTGATCTCAGGAACTACGCgaccgatttcaacgaaatttgtttCGTAAGCATTCCAATACCACAACTTGTAAGTCCATCTGAATCGATCACTTCAATGTATaagttaagcaccagtgaagatatcagaacaaaactcaaaaaatcgcagaaatcagactataaattttcaagggcCCATATACCGAACATGAATACCTGCTTGTGACCAATTTTAGTATATTAGTAAATctcttaaaaaatctaaaaaaaaatcaaagaagataTTTTTCTTATGCATCTGCCAATATAGACCTGAGTCTAGACTTCCTCTAGCCCCCTTATCCCTCATAtatggattttcaaacttccggtttACTTTATACCTTATATATAGGATAATATGTGAGATCCATTAGCAAAACTAAGTGATCTTGGATATAATCAATTTGACGCATTCTAGAGGATCGGCCGCTTCCGGGAGATTGCTCAAACGCTTCAGACGACCAAATAGATAGATAGCGACAATCCGAAGAGTTCGAAGAGGAATACGAATTAATAACGTAGTTTCCAGTAAGCTCAATCGTAAGATTAGTGTTCAACGACGAAATTAGTCTGAAGTTGCccaaagctaaataaataaactaaaattatgaCGCCTAAAACGATAGAAAGACGAAAAACTGGCCGAAATGTCATTAAAGGCCCCCAAATATAAGCTAACGATGGTCAGGGGCGAGTTCAATCATATTACAACGTGTACAGGGAAAGTTAGAAGACATTTGTGAGCTCTCAATTTGAAAGCCAGCAGCCCACAAACATTTACCAATTTTAAATATGAGACATTTGCAAaagagtttttttgttttcggaacACATACAATGgtcaatataaaaattagaaaatatttgatgAATGTCAAATGTAAAGTGAAACTTTCCAGTTGGTCAGAAATACAGAAGAGATATCAAATgatatattttcagaaaaatatgTACTACGTTTATCGAATATAGAGCGACAATCAGTCCAGCTGATAGGTCTATGGAATTAATGGATACTGTATAGCGAAAAACTAAATATtagttgaatattattttattttagttagtgGGTTTTCCGATATAAGGTTTCTACAGATATAAGCATCGatagttgtaattttttgacGACGCTTTTAAGGGTggtaaaatttatatacatataaacaattatGAGCATAAAAAACCATTTTCATCAAATTTGTTCAGCCAACTGATTACtcgattattaatattttaaataacaatcGTATCTAAAAGAACCTAGAACTTAATAATGCATGGAGATTTTGAAATGTGTGCATATTATACTTATATTCACATTCATAagtgcatgctcatacatatgtacatgagactatttatgtacatacaaaccaaGATTCTCGTGCAAATTTCTGCTGCGATCAAAATCAAGTTATCAATTTAGTGACCAGTCAGACATCGGAGAGTTTGGTTGTCGGGAATCGTGTGAAAAATTGCACCcgaaatgaaacaaaattttattataataaaagtgTGTTTATTAGCGAGCATTTATCTGAATTTCGGTTCGTTCGTTGGAGGCGAAGACCACAAGTGAGTACCTCGAACATATCAAAATACACTTGTGTGgaattacttgttttgtttcacTAATTGGAATAACTTAAAAATCCCCGATGAAATTGCAAGCATAcaactttgtttatattttcgttACTTGATAGCCTCTCacacatttatgcatatttacatacatacatacatacatttaataattaattaatactatTTATTCAAACATAGTGCTGTGTACGGTTACGAATGTCAGGAGAGCAGATGTGCAAGAGTCGAACTTACGGAGAGCAATATAAAGAACGCTATCAGTTTATCGGTGTGTCGTTTGCTCTGCGGAGACGAAAAGGTGGCCACGGTTTGGCCAAAACCAACCGGAGTTGTACGCACTGGAAATTTCATTCAACACATAGATGTCAACACCATCACGTTTGAATTTCCCAAACTCACCAAACAACAACCGCTATGGGAAGCGAGTAAAGATAGATTTGTGCAGCAATTGAAGGCACAAGAGATCGGCGTTGTGAAGGCCGGTGGCTCCCAGTTGACGCTGATTGTTGAGCTGTCTACGGATATCGATGAGCTACCCCGCTTAACGCTGGACACTGATGAAAGCTACAAACTGTCGATCTCTTTAGCAAAAGATAAtgccagcattgcaaaaatcCATAGTAATACCTATTTTGGGGCACGCCATGGTTTGGAAACACTTTCACAGCTAATTGTGTATGATGATATCCGACATGAACATCAATTGTTGACCGAGGTAGAAATTGTGGATGCACCAGTCTATAAATGGCGAGGCATATTATTGGATACATCGAGACATTTCTATTCTGTGGATTCCCTAAAACGTACTCTAGGTAAGTGCAAACGGTTACCGATCAAAATTATTGCAATAGATTGGGTTCATCGGTGATTTCTACAAACTGACTGAGTAATAGATGTATAGCTTACACCAATTTCGTCCCTTTTTCTTTTGGAGtactgttaaataaaaattttgttttcaattattatgaaaGTTTGACACTTCGTTTTTGTTTCCTGTCGCAATCTACTCCCCATCATAATTATAACTTATTACAAATTCTGTTAAAAATAGATACTTAGTAAATAGATACTTATATGTAGTTCCCTATACTGCTATGGGAGAACTGAAAAATATAagtattcaaataatttctttcgtaaaaaaaaaacgtgtacTATTGTACTATTTATTGTTATTCTATTTAGTCGAGCATAtcgaaacttattttatttaaattaattgaattaaatgtacaaATTGTCGTGATAATGATTATATAAACTTTCAGATGCATTGGCGATGgttaaactaaacacttttcattGGCACATCACAGATTCTCAAAGTTTTCCACTGGAAATCAAATCCCATCCGGAACTTCATAAACTCGGTGCTTATTCACCGAATAAGGTTTATACACATGATCAAATATCTGAAATTGTACAGTACGGACTGGTTCGAGGCATCCGCGTAATGCCGGAGTTTGATGCTCCTGCCCACGTTAGTGAAGGTTGGCAACATAAAGGTGTGATTGCGTGTGCAAATTTTCAACCTTGGAGAAGTTATTGTGGAGAGCCACCTTGTGGACAATTCGACCCCACTGCAGAACAGTTATATCCCATACTAGAAGACATCTATcgtgaaatatttcaattattttctccAGATGTTTTCCATATGGGCGGTGATGAAGTACTGTCCAAATGTTGGAATTCGAGTGAAGCTATCCGTAATTGGATGTTGTTAAAAGGTTGGAATTTGGAAGAGGACGATTTCCATCGTCTTTGGGGTTATTTCCAAGAAAAAGCACTGGAAAGAGTTGATAGTGTTTCTAACGCTACTAAACCTTTGATTGTACTATGGACCAGTAGTCTGACGAAAGAGCCTTATATTGATGAATACTTGGACAAATATAGATACATTATACAAATCTGGACACGCGGCAGTAGTACCGACATTTTACCTATCTTAAAGCGTGGTTACCGTGTTATTATTTCCAACAATGATGCTCTATATTTCGACTGTGGCGGCCCTAGTTGGGTTGGTAGCGGAAACAATTGGTGTTCACCGTACATTGGTTGGCAGAAAGTTTACGACAATAATTTGGACGAAATTGCCGGGGATTACAAAAGTCAGGTTTTGGGAGCAGAAGCAGCAATTTGGTCGGAGCAAATCGATGAATTCACGCTAGACTATCGGTTATGGCCACGCTCAAGTGCTTTAGCAGAGCGGTTGTGGTCGAACCCTGGTGCAGGTTGGCGCAATGCCGAATCCCGTATATTACTACAGCGCGAACGGTTAGTTGCGAATGGAGTCCATGCAGAGGCGCTGCAACCAGAGTGGTGTTTACAGAATGAAAATGAATGCCCCGTAAATAAGAGTTGaatgaacataaatatatatgagctTTAAAATGCTACTTAAAACTTCAAATGCAATGTCTCGgattcaatataattttacggtagaatatataaactaaaatgCTATAACTAACGCATTATATATTGTCATTCTACGGTAAATTACATATAATGTAACCAATAGGTGATCAtactcaaataaatatgtatgtgaaactGTTTGAAATTATCTCATTATCCCGaagttgaatttttataaagctCTGTTTGAAGCAGTtgtgaatttatgaaaaataccaataaattataatttgccAACATTAAACTTCAAGCTGTATTGTCATAATTGGAAAATGGATACCCCATTTAAATTCCATTCCATTTAAATCCTTTGCCATTTGGTTAGGTAATTTTGATAGCTGTTAGAGTCGATAATCTAAGGAGTTTATCTCataaaaacatatgttttcCACTTAGATATCAATGTTGCGCATTCGTTTACGTGTAATGTAGTTTCACCTTAAACGAGCATAGAGTAAAGCTGAAACTCCATAGCTCgcgtatgcgaatgcgaatgcgaaagcgaaaaaatgcgCTTGACTGCGTATATATCGATCAACTCCATAAATGAgcttttgaatgcgttgacagctgtgtacagggtgatacacatacacactttttctttgcgattttgaaaacgacctaaataatatggacgtcgattttaattttttattgatttttataagcaataTACATAGAAAGCCTCGAATTAAGAAAccgaaggaaaatttaaactacctactttgtttattaaaacttcatcacccctaatctttaaaaattattttaaatatttgataaatatattattaataaatattatatatcacaaaaatacttatattgtaaCGAAGAAAAcgggcttaaataattaaaacacacaaGATTGTAAGTAACATAATGTTGGTTTCTGTTCTTAAGAATAACCTTCACATTctgtgttagcgcatgaaagttgaaaatttttaacttctgtgcgtcttcgaaGCCGAGTTCGAAATTCGGAGggttggttgcgaaa containing:
- the LOC105214407 gene encoding chitooligosaccharidolytic beta-N-acetylglucosaminidase, which codes for MKQNFIIIKVCLLASIYLNFGSFVGGEDHNAVYGYECQESRCARVELTESNIKNAISLSVCRLLCGDEKVATVWPKPTGVVRTGNFIQHIDVNTITFEFPKLTKQQPLWEASKDRFVQQLKAQEIGVVKAGGSQLTLIVELSTDIDELPRLTLDTDESYKLSISLAKDNASIAKIHSNTYFGARHGLETLSQLIVYDDIRHEHQLLTEVEIVDAPVYKWRGILLDTSRHFYSVDSLKRTLDALAMVKLNTFHWHITDSQSFPLEIKSHPELHKLGAYSPNKVYTHDQISEIVQYGLVRGIRVMPEFDAPAHVSEGWQHKGVIACANFQPWRSYCGEPPCGQFDPTAEQLYPILEDIYREIFQLFSPDVFHMGGDEVLSKCWNSSEAIRNWMLLKGWNLEEDDFHRLWGYFQEKALERVDSVSNATKPLIVLWTSSLTKEPYIDEYLDKYRYIIQIWTRGSSTDILPILKRGYRVIISNNDALYFDCGGPSWVGSGNNWCSPYIGWQKVYDNNLDEIAGDYKSQVLGAEAAIWSEQIDEFTLDYRLWPRSSALAERLWSNPGAGWRNAESRILLQRERLVANGVHAEALQPEWCLQNENECPVNKS